In Sphingobacterium thalpophilum, a genomic segment contains:
- a CDS encoding M1 family metallopeptidase → MKIKIISFFTLACVLNIWGAVAKAQRKGFWQQKVDYTMDVNVDEKAYQYDGKMTLKYSNNSGQSLNKVYFHLYFNAFQPGSMMDYRLKNISDPDKRMVTNLGTKEKPVYQSRIGELKTNQIGYQKIKSLTMNGANASFKIDGTILEVALPTPIQDGETARFDMEWTAQVPEQIRRTGRNSAEGVALSMAQWYPKMAQFDEFGWHLDEYTGREFIAPFGNFDVTIHLNKNYVVGASGVLQNPSEVKGYQQKAKVKAIDNKATWHYKAQNIHDFVWAADPKFVVDSASSKNGIKVYTVFLPTDKEVISNWKTAIGLSTEFFDFCSAKFGKYPWPTYTIIQGGDGGMEYGTATLITGGRNLKSLVGVIFHESAHSWYQQLFGINETVDEWFDEGFTSYVEELAMQHIFEKRGAIASNPQIAAYRGYYKLALSGKEEPMSLLADYYNTNYGYSNEAYNKGAVLAEQLGYIIGQENLEKTFLKFYDIWKFKHPTPNDFKRVAEEVSGINLKWYFNLFINTTRQIDYAIEKVTDTDILLANKSNFAMPLDVLVEYTDGSKELFYIPLREMRGEKPEEHFDIYKGVKRTVLEDWFWTKPDYTIHVSKTPKTVTIDPSLRLADVESANNSFSK, encoded by the coding sequence ATGAAAATCAAAATAATATCCTTTTTTACACTTGCATGTGTATTGAATATTTGGGGGGCAGTAGCGAAGGCCCAAAGAAAAGGATTCTGGCAACAGAAAGTTGACTATACCATGGATGTCAACGTAGATGAAAAAGCATATCAGTACGATGGAAAAATGACCTTGAAGTACAGCAATAATTCAGGGCAGTCACTAAACAAAGTATATTTTCATTTATATTTCAATGCTTTTCAACCAGGATCGATGATGGATTACCGCTTAAAAAACATCAGTGATCCAGACAAGCGCATGGTGACCAACCTTGGTACAAAAGAAAAACCGGTATATCAAAGCCGCATCGGAGAGCTTAAGACCAATCAAATTGGTTATCAAAAAATCAAAAGCTTAACAATGAATGGGGCTAACGCATCATTTAAAATTGACGGAACGATCTTGGAAGTCGCTTTACCAACTCCTATCCAAGATGGCGAAACAGCACGTTTTGATATGGAGTGGACCGCACAAGTTCCGGAACAAATCAGAAGAACTGGCCGGAATTCTGCCGAAGGTGTAGCATTATCTATGGCGCAATGGTATCCGAAGATGGCCCAATTCGATGAATTCGGCTGGCATTTGGATGAATATACAGGTCGTGAATTTATTGCTCCTTTTGGCAATTTTGACGTCACCATACACCTCAATAAAAATTATGTTGTTGGTGCCTCAGGTGTTCTTCAAAACCCATCAGAGGTCAAAGGTTATCAACAGAAAGCGAAAGTAAAAGCCATCGACAATAAAGCGACCTGGCATTATAAAGCCCAAAATATCCACGATTTTGTCTGGGCTGCAGACCCCAAATTTGTTGTGGATTCCGCTTCAAGTAAAAATGGTATAAAAGTATATACCGTATTCTTGCCAACAGACAAAGAAGTTATTTCAAATTGGAAAACGGCAATAGGCCTTTCTACCGAATTCTTTGACTTCTGTAGTGCGAAGTTTGGTAAATATCCATGGCCAACTTATACCATCATTCAGGGTGGCGATGGTGGTATGGAGTATGGCACAGCTACTCTGATCACAGGCGGCCGCAATCTAAAAAGTCTTGTTGGTGTCATATTCCATGAATCGGCACACTCCTGGTACCAACAATTGTTTGGGATCAATGAAACCGTAGATGAATGGTTTGATGAAGGCTTCACCTCCTATGTCGAAGAGTTGGCCATGCAACATATCTTTGAAAAAAGAGGCGCCATTGCATCCAACCCACAAATTGCGGCTTACCGGGGTTATTATAAATTGGCCCTTTCTGGTAAAGAAGAACCGATGAGCTTACTGGCAGATTATTATAACACGAACTATGGCTATAGCAACGAAGCATACAACAAAGGCGCCGTGCTTGCAGAACAGTTGGGGTATATTATTGGTCAGGAAAATTTAGAAAAAACCTTCTTGAAATTTTATGACATCTGGAAATTTAAACATCCGACACCAAATGATTTCAAACGCGTTGCTGAAGAAGTTTCCGGTATAAACTTAAAATGGTATTTCAATCTGTTTATCAATACAACACGTCAAATCGATTACGCTATTGAAAAAGTAACAGACACCGACATTTTATTGGCTAATAAGTCAAATTTTGCCATGCCACTGGATGTGCTGGTAGAATACACAGATGGAAGCAAAGAGTTATTTTATATCCCTTTGCGTGAAATGCGCGGCGAAAAACCGGAAGAGCATTTTGACATATACAAAGGTGTTAAAAGAACCGTGCTTGAGGATTGGTTCTGGACCAAACCCGACTATACTATCCATGTGTCGAAAACACCAAAAACGGTAACAATTGATCCTTCACTACGCTTAGCGGATGTAGAATCGGCAAACAACAGTTTTAGCAAATAA
- a CDS encoding glycoside hydrolase family protein produces MKTSRRDFLKNVAGVSGLFLFSNHGYAFGAIPKDSFNNQDSFIDRLLPAPKGGGFALKDYWIWDPSVIKGEDGRYHMFASRWSKQYGFGNWVTNSEVVRAISDTPEGPYEFVEVVLPARGKQYFDGCTTHNPRIVKSGDYYVLYYFGNNYDEPNPAFTENVWESGLGQKAWMHKRIGMAYSRSIAGPWKRVDQPILNPRKGEWDASITSNPSPVVLPNGKVYLVYKSSPLNYNPPLLLGAAQADSFRGPYRRLSDKPIFSFHTDQNHENDVEDPFVWHNGQQFELIMKDRYGKICGEEGDGIHAYSKDGIDWRLSKSVKAYSKTIQWDDGTTSHQANFERPFLLFEDGKPTHLFAATGDGSAPYQFERTWNMVIPLKST; encoded by the coding sequence ATGAAAACCTCCCGTCGAGACTTTCTAAAAAACGTTGCCGGTGTTTCCGGCCTCTTCCTGTTTTCAAACCATGGATATGCATTTGGGGCTATTCCTAAAGACTCTTTTAATAATCAGGACTCTTTTATTGATCGGTTGTTACCGGCACCAAAAGGCGGCGGATTTGCGTTGAAAGATTATTGGATTTGGGATCCTTCGGTTATAAAAGGAGAGGATGGACGATATCATATGTTTGCTTCGCGTTGGAGCAAACAATATGGTTTTGGTAATTGGGTGACAAACTCAGAAGTCGTCAGGGCTATTTCAGATACCCCTGAAGGGCCATACGAATTTGTTGAAGTTGTACTGCCCGCTCGGGGGAAGCAATATTTTGATGGTTGTACAACACACAATCCTCGCATTGTAAAAAGCGGTGACTATTATGTACTTTATTACTTTGGCAATAATTATGATGAACCAAATCCTGCTTTTACAGAAAATGTATGGGAGTCGGGCCTAGGCCAGAAAGCCTGGATGCATAAACGTATTGGGATGGCCTATTCCAGGTCAATTGCAGGGCCATGGAAACGAGTTGATCAACCGATTCTGAATCCGCGGAAAGGAGAATGGGATGCCTCCATTACATCAAACCCTTCGCCAGTTGTCTTACCGAACGGAAAGGTTTATTTAGTGTATAAATCTTCCCCCTTAAATTATAATCCGCCACTTCTATTGGGAGCTGCACAAGCAGATTCTTTCCGGGGACCTTATCGCCGTTTATCGGACAAGCCCATTTTTTCATTCCATACGGACCAAAACCATGAAAACGATGTTGAGGATCCATTTGTGTGGCATAATGGTCAGCAGTTTGAACTTATTATGAAGGACCGTTACGGAAAGATCTGCGGTGAAGAGGGGGATGGGATACATGCTTATTCTAAAGATGGTATAGATTGGCGTCTTTCGAAGTCTGTAAAAGCTTATTCTAAAACAATTCAATGGGATGACGGCACAACGAGTCATCAGGCTAATTTTGAACGACCGTTTTTGCTATTTGAAGATGGGAAGCCTACGCATTTGTTTGCTGCTACGGGAGATGGTTCGGCGCCCTATCAATTTGAACGTACATGGAATATGGTTATTCCCCTGAAGAGTACTTGA
- the hemW gene encoding radical SAM family heme chaperone HemW codes for MIYVHIPFCKQACHYCDFHFSTSLQYKSEMINVIRREIELRAAYLEDKKVESIYFGGGTPSLLEADEIAQIIDTIGKHFDIANHAEITLEANPDDLNAAKVNSLRNTAINRFSIGIQSFFEEDLKWMNRAHNQQEALASIMRVQDAGFENITCDLIYGYPLLTDEKWLHNMQQLIDFEIPHISSYSMTVENKTALDHFIKKGLSPAIDSDQAADQMSLLIHTLKAAGYEQYEISNFAKNGLYARHNTNYWKGKHYLGIGPSAHSFNGISRAWNISNNAKYMTSINSNQLPLEIEELSTLDQINESIMTSLRTMWGLDLIALESKFGQSIKNRVLKDAEPFLEEGNLVLEESKLRLTDAGKLMADHIMSDLFVIED; via the coding sequence ATGATTTATGTCCATATTCCCTTCTGTAAACAGGCTTGTCATTATTGTGACTTCCATTTTAGCACTTCACTACAATACAAAAGTGAGATGATCAATGTCATACGACGGGAAATTGAGCTCAGGGCAGCCTATCTGGAAGACAAAAAGGTCGAATCGATCTATTTTGGCGGCGGTACCCCTTCCTTACTGGAAGCGGATGAGATCGCCCAGATCATCGATACGATAGGGAAGCATTTTGACATCGCAAATCATGCTGAAATTACACTGGAAGCTAATCCCGACGATTTAAATGCCGCCAAAGTAAACAGTCTACGGAATACAGCAATCAATCGATTCAGCATAGGCATACAGTCTTTCTTTGAAGAGGATCTCAAATGGATGAACAGAGCACATAATCAACAGGAAGCACTGGCTTCAATTATGCGGGTGCAAGATGCGGGCTTTGAAAATATTACCTGTGATCTTATTTATGGCTATCCGTTACTGACTGACGAGAAATGGCTCCACAATATGCAACAGCTGATTGACTTTGAAATTCCCCATATTTCTTCGTATTCCATGACTGTAGAAAATAAGACAGCATTGGATCACTTCATTAAAAAAGGCTTAAGTCCAGCAATTGATTCGGATCAGGCCGCAGATCAGATGAGTCTCCTTATCCATACATTGAAAGCTGCGGGATATGAACAATATGAAATTTCCAATTTTGCAAAAAATGGCCTTTATGCGCGTCACAATACAAATTATTGGAAAGGTAAACATTATCTTGGTATAGGCCCTTCGGCACATTCGTTCAATGGAATTTCCAGAGCTTGGAATATTTCCAACAACGCGAAATATATGACCTCAATCAATTCAAACCAACTTCCCCTAGAAATTGAGGAGCTTTCTACGCTGGACCAGATCAACGAAAGTATCATGACTTCGCTGAGAACCATGTGGGGACTGGATTTGATTGCGCTGGAAAGCAAATTCGGGCAATCTATCAAAAACCGCGTATTGAAGGATGCAGAGCCATTTCTGGAAGAGGGCAATCTTGTTTTGGAAGAAAGTAAATTACGTTTAACGGATGCAGGTAAATTAATGGCCGATCATATCATGTCCGACCTATTTGTTATAGAAGATTAA
- a CDS encoding glyceraldehyde-3-phosphate dehydrogenase: protein MSHKPSFDLEIKSYREQQNAAVSLIQIVSNLWYNRAIELVFFRNQFIDVKSSSILNLVKESVLLTEEPFDIFDTLQVAQELEKLTLSPARIDIGKLTLQVKKQAIDNNDLPSFITNELKDINQQAELKPRDVVLYGFGRIGRLLARELMHKAGAGQQLRLRAIVTRDANDSKSILKRATLLKTDSIHGAFEGDIQADIPNQALIINGITVHLISAKQPEDIDYTEYGIQHALVVDNTGAFRDEQELSRHLQSKGVAQVLLTAPGKGVPNIVYAVNENNIDLQKHAIFSAASCTTNAISPILAVLENKIGIEKGHIETIHSYTNDQNLVDNMHKKSRRGRAAALNMVITETGAGAAVSKVLPSLKGKLTSNAIRIPVPNGSLAILNLEIKAKTTVDEINALLKEASLQGDLVEQIKFSKDHELVSSDIIGSTATAIVDAPATIVSGDGRNVILYVWYDNEYGYSHQVMRLSRHITGVRRYTYY, encoded by the coding sequence ATGTCACACAAGCCATCTTTTGACTTAGAGATCAAAAGTTACAGAGAGCAACAAAACGCTGCCGTAAGCTTAATTCAAATTGTCAGTAACCTGTGGTATAACCGCGCTATTGAACTTGTATTTTTTCGAAATCAATTCATTGATGTAAAATCGAGTTCAATTCTTAACCTGGTCAAGGAAAGCGTCCTCCTTACCGAAGAGCCATTCGATATTTTTGACACCCTTCAGGTGGCACAGGAATTGGAAAAGCTCACCCTATCTCCTGCACGTATCGATATCGGAAAACTTACCTTACAGGTCAAGAAACAGGCAATTGACAACAACGACCTGCCGAGTTTTATAACAAATGAATTAAAGGACATCAATCAACAAGCGGAATTAAAACCACGCGATGTTGTTCTTTATGGATTTGGCCGTATCGGCCGTTTACTCGCCCGAGAGCTTATGCATAAAGCCGGTGCCGGACAGCAGCTTCGCCTTCGTGCCATTGTAACACGGGACGCCAATGACAGCAAGTCCATATTGAAAAGAGCGACACTATTAAAAACAGATTCCATACACGGTGCATTCGAAGGCGACATACAGGCCGACATTCCTAATCAGGCACTTATTATCAATGGTATCACTGTCCACCTTATCTCTGCCAAACAGCCAGAGGATATCGATTATACCGAGTATGGAATACAGCATGCTTTGGTCGTCGACAATACGGGCGCTTTTCGAGATGAGCAAGAACTAAGTCGTCACCTGCAATCCAAGGGTGTCGCCCAAGTTTTATTAACAGCACCGGGGAAAGGTGTACCAAATATCGTATATGCAGTCAATGAAAATAATATTGACTTGCAAAAGCATGCGATCTTTTCCGCTGCTTCCTGTACGACGAATGCAATATCCCCTATTTTGGCGGTGCTTGAAAATAAAATAGGCATTGAAAAAGGACATATCGAAACCATACATTCCTATACCAACGACCAGAATCTTGTCGACAATATGCACAAAAAGTCCAGACGGGGTCGTGCTGCGGCGCTCAATATGGTGATCACAGAAACTGGAGCGGGCGCTGCTGTTTCAAAAGTATTGCCATCGCTAAAGGGCAAACTGACCTCCAATGCCATTCGCATTCCCGTGCCAAACGGATCATTGGCAATTTTAAATCTCGAAATTAAAGCCAAAACTACGGTCGACGAAATCAATGCACTTTTAAAAGAGGCATCTCTGCAGGGTGACCTGGTCGAACAGATTAAATTTTCTAAAGATCATGAACTCGTTTCTTCGGATATTATTGGTTCCACTGCCACCGCAATCGTGGATGCTCCAGCGACGATCGTTTCGGGAGATGGCAGGAATGTTATTTTATATGTCTGGTACGACAATGAATACGGATATTCCCATCAGGTGATGCGCTTATCGCGTCACATTACCGGTGTAAGAAGATATACCTATTATTAG
- a CDS encoding glycosyltransferase N-terminal domain-containing protein: MRLLYSIGIFLYGLLLRILAPFHAKAKLMVAGRKDWYSRMKQTVDSSQKHIWFHFASLGEFEQGRPVLEAVKNNYLDHKIIVTFYSPSGYEIRKNTALADYVFYLPYDTAQHARLFLDLINPSFAVFTKYEYWYYFFEGLHRRGIPLFLISAIFRPDQIFFQAYGTFFLKILSYVTYFFVQNEESVRLLKEFGIRNAGLAGDTRFDRVVDIPKNRKMISEISQFVGESPTLVAGSTWPEDEQALQELLQGYSDYKLILAPHEINESHLASIFNLWPKALRFSEMASYDAALVADSKVLVIDNIGMLSSLYGYGQLAYIGGGFGVGIHNTLEAATYGIPVLFGPNFKKFQEAKELVQNGSGFAIGSAKELKKVFAVLQDQAVRQEAGKLARAYVLQKAGATAIIMKYLKSNSVKI, from the coding sequence ATGCGTTTGCTTTATTCAATTGGAATCTTTCTTTACGGACTCTTACTGCGTATTTTGGCTCCTTTTCATGCCAAAGCCAAGCTCATGGTAGCGGGACGAAAAGACTGGTATTCGAGGATGAAACAAACGGTTGATTCTTCCCAAAAACATATTTGGTTTCACTTTGCTTCATTGGGGGAATTTGAGCAAGGAAGACCTGTCCTGGAAGCAGTGAAAAATAATTATTTGGATCATAAAATAATTGTAACATTTTATTCTCCCTCTGGCTATGAAATCAGAAAAAACACTGCTTTGGCCGATTATGTTTTTTATCTCCCCTACGATACTGCTCAGCACGCACGGCTTTTTCTCGACTTGATCAATCCAAGTTTTGCTGTGTTTACGAAATATGAATATTGGTATTATTTTTTTGAAGGCCTGCATAGACGGGGCATTCCCTTGTTTTTGATCTCAGCAATATTTAGACCCGATCAGATTTTCTTTCAGGCCTATGGTACTTTTTTTCTGAAAATTTTAAGTTATGTGACTTACTTCTTTGTGCAAAATGAAGAAAGTGTACGTCTTTTGAAAGAATTTGGGATACGGAATGCTGGGTTAGCCGGAGATACACGTTTTGACCGCGTGGTAGACATTCCTAAAAATAGAAAAATGATTTCCGAGATCAGCCAATTTGTTGGTGAAAGTCCGACGCTTGTCGCAGGAAGCACCTGGCCGGAAGATGAACAGGCTCTACAGGAATTGCTTCAGGGTTATTCAGACTATAAGCTGATCTTGGCGCCACATGAAATCAATGAATCACATTTGGCGAGCATTTTTAACCTTTGGCCGAAGGCGCTCCGCTTTTCGGAGATGGCTAGCTACGATGCCGCATTAGTTGCCGATTCAAAGGTGCTGGTTATCGATAACATTGGTATGCTTTCGTCTTTGTATGGCTATGGCCAACTGGCTTATATTGGTGGTGGTTTTGGCGTAGGGATACATAACACACTCGAGGCTGCAACGTATGGCATACCGGTGCTATTTGGTCCAAATTTCAAGAAGTTTCAGGAGGCGAAAGAGCTCGTGCAAAATGGATCCGGTTTCGCCATTGGTAGTGCTAAAGAACTAAAGAAAGTCTTTGCTGTTCTACAAGATCAGGCTGTCCGTCAAGAGGCGGGAAAACTGGCCCGTGCGTATGTGCTGCAGAAGGCCGGAGCAACAGCAATTATAATGAAATACCTCAAAAGCAATTCCGTGAAAATATAA
- a CDS encoding UDP-glucuronic acid decarboxylase family protein, whose protein sequence is MENKHRKRILITGAAGFLGSHLCDRFIAEDYDVIGMDNLITGDLQNIAHLFKLENFDFYHHDVSKFVHVPGHLDYILHFASPASPVDYLKIPIQTLKVGSLGTHNLLGLARAKQARILVASTSEVYGDPLVSPQSEDYWGNVNPVGPRGVYDEAKRFQEAITMAYHNAHGLETRIVRIFNTFGSRMRLNDGRAIPTFIAQAIRGEDITIFGDGSQTRSFCYIDDQVEGIFRLLHSACATPINIGNPDEISLLQLAHEIVELTDSSSKIVYEPLPVDDPKQRKPDIGLAKSKLAWEPQIDRKTGLKKTIEFYKKIPLDTLSHKDFTYYNQQ, encoded by the coding sequence GTGGAAAATAAACATCGCAAACGGATTTTGATAACAGGAGCAGCTGGCTTCCTCGGTTCTCACCTTTGCGATCGCTTTATTGCCGAAGATTACGATGTCATTGGAATGGACAACCTAATTACCGGAGATCTACAGAATATAGCCCATTTATTTAAGTTGGAAAATTTTGACTTCTATCATCACGATGTCTCAAAATTTGTCCACGTTCCCGGGCATTTGGATTATATCCTGCATTTCGCTTCGCCAGCCAGTCCCGTTGATTACCTTAAAATTCCGATACAAACATTGAAGGTAGGATCTTTGGGCACACATAATCTCTTGGGCCTAGCGCGTGCTAAACAAGCACGCATTTTGGTAGCCTCCACCTCTGAGGTTTATGGCGACCCACTCGTTTCACCACAATCCGAGGACTACTGGGGCAATGTAAATCCCGTGGGACCTCGCGGTGTATACGATGAAGCGAAGCGCTTCCAAGAGGCGATAACGATGGCCTATCACAATGCACATGGTCTGGAGACCCGTATTGTCAGGATATTTAACACCTTTGGTTCCAGAATGCGTCTCAATGACGGCCGAGCTATTCCCACCTTTATCGCACAAGCGATACGAGGCGAAGATATCACGATTTTTGGGGATGGTTCACAAACACGATCATTCTGTTATATTGACGACCAGGTCGAAGGCATCTTTCGCTTGTTGCATTCGGCATGTGCAACACCTATAAATATTGGTAATCCAGACGAAATCAGCTTGCTACAATTGGCCCATGAAATTGTCGAATTGACAGACAGCTCGAGTAAAATCGTCTACGAACCATTGCCGGTTGATGATCCCAAACAACGGAAACCCGATATTGGCTTGGCCAAATCAAAATTAGCCTGGGAACCTCAAATAGACCGAAAAACAGGATTGAAAAAAACCATAGAATTTTACAAAAAGATCCCTTTGGATACCTTATCACATAAAGACTTTACTTACTATAATCAACAATAA
- the galE gene encoding UDP-glucose 4-epimerase GalE → MNKKILVTGGTGYIGSHTVVELHQAGYVPVIVDDLSNSNIKILDQIEKIIGVRPEFHQFDLCDTERVNEFVKNNTDISGIIHFAASKAVGESVQKPLKYYHNNFFSLINLLEAYQNKPINFVFSSSCTVYGEPDYLPVDESAPVKKATSPYGNTKQIAEEILQETAAAYDNYNIIALRYFNPVGAHESALIGELPNGVPQNLLPFITQTAIGKREKLTVFGSDYDTPDGSCIRDYIHVVDLAKAHVAAIRLLEKGNPNGKYDVFNVGTGNGYSVLEAIKAFEKASGQKLNYEFGPRRDGDIIKVYGDVTKSANQLHWKAALGIDEMMASAWAWEKNLKENPLD, encoded by the coding sequence ATGAACAAAAAAATACTAGTCACAGGAGGAACAGGTTATATCGGTTCGCACACAGTAGTCGAACTACATCAAGCAGGATATGTACCTGTCATCGTGGATGATCTGTCCAATTCAAACATCAAAATTTTGGATCAGATTGAGAAGATCATCGGCGTTAGACCTGAATTTCACCAATTTGACCTTTGTGACACAGAACGCGTGAACGAATTTGTAAAAAACAATACCGATATCTCAGGAATTATCCATTTTGCGGCCTCTAAAGCTGTAGGTGAATCTGTACAGAAGCCTTTGAAATATTACCACAACAATTTCTTCTCGTTAATTAACTTATTAGAGGCATATCAAAATAAGCCTATTAATTTTGTCTTTTCTTCAAGCTGTACCGTATATGGTGAACCAGACTACTTACCTGTAGACGAGAGTGCTCCCGTAAAAAAGGCAACCTCTCCTTATGGAAATACAAAACAAATTGCTGAAGAAATTCTACAGGAAACTGCTGCTGCATATGACAACTACAATATTATTGCGCTCCGTTATTTCAACCCTGTAGGTGCACATGAGTCGGCATTGATCGGTGAATTACCAAACGGTGTTCCTCAGAACCTGCTTCCTTTTATCACACAAACAGCCATTGGAAAAAGAGAAAAATTAACGGTATTTGGCTCTGATTACGACACACCGGACGGATCTTGTATCCGCGACTATATTCACGTTGTTGATTTAGCAAAAGCTCACGTTGCAGCAATTAGATTATTGGAAAAAGGCAACCCGAACGGAAAATACGATGTCTTTAATGTGGGAACAGGAAATGGATATTCTGTCCTTGAAGCGATCAAGGCTTTTGAGAAAGCTTCAGGACAAAAACTAAATTACGAATTTGGTCCACGTCGTGACGGAGATATCATCAAGGTTTACGGGGACGTCACTAAATCGGCCAATCAGTTGCATTGGAAAGCAGCACTTGGTATTGATGAAATGATGGCTTCTGCCTGGGCATGGGAAAAAAATCTGAAGGAAAATCCATTGGATTAA